DNA from Sulfurimonas gotlandica GD1:
TGTTATAGAGCTGATTGTCGCTTTAGAAAACTCTACACCGTACATTTCATCAATATGTTCAGATATTTGACTATAGCTATTGCCTAAAGCATATAATGATAATATCTTCTGCTCTAATTGTTCTGATATATGAGTCTGATGTTTTTTTACTATCTCAGGTTCAAATGAACTATTCCTATCACGTGGTACATCTAAATCAAATGTACCGACACTACTTTTCATAGTCTTTGAAGATTTACCGTTTTTACGATTATTAATCTCTGTAGATAAATGAGATTCAATTTCAGCTTCGAGAACTGCTTCAGTAAGTTGTTTAATCAGTGGAGCAAGCACTCCATCTTTGCCATCAATTCTGGCACCTTTTTTTATGAGTTAAAGTGCCTCGTCCATATTGAACTGTTGTTTCATAAGTCATTCCTTTAGAATTTAATATTCTATCGGTCTGACACAAAGTTTTGAACACTTCCTAATTAGTGTAGCCAGATCACTCTAATATTTCTAAGTTATAAGGATCCAAAACTCTCACTTTTGCTTTTGCACCTTTTGGTCTCCCCAGAATTTTTCCAGATGCTTTTGCCGCAGCTAAACCCTGTTTAGTACGTTCACTTATAATTTCACGTTCCGTCTGAGCGAAGTACCCATATATCGATAATAACAGCGATGATAAAGCATTATTTTGATTCATGGATAGTTCTGGTTGATTTACAAAAATCAGTTTAATGCCGGTACTGCTGAATCTCTCAATTAGATTTAAAATCTCAAGCATATTACGACCTAAGCGACTAAGCTCTGTACAGATTAATGTATCACCTGCGTTTAACTTTTTAAACAGATCATCAATTAATCTTTTTTTTGTATCATCTTTTGACGAAACTTCAATTTCTGCAAAATCATCAATAATTAGTTTTTGCTGTTGAGCATATGTTAGTATCTTATGCTTTTAGTTCTCAAGGTTTTGTTTATCTGTAGAGACTCTTATATATCCTAGTATCATTTATCTAATTTCCATAATCTGCAAAATAATCGATGAAGTTCTTTTCTTCTTCTTCTTTTCGTTTTTGTTTTTGTTTTTCCTCTACTTCCCACTTTTCTCTTTTATGTCTAAGCACCTCCATTTCTTCCTCTTTTGCCAATTCGAGGGCTGTTTTTGGAGCATACATGTCCATTCTATATTTAAGGTTAATATTGTTTTTTTCAGCGTATTCAAGCAGTGATTTATCTATTAAATTTATCGTTTTTTTAACTTTCATATTTTCACTGTCCTCGTATTTTTTTTTAAACTTCACATATTCAGTCAGGAACTTGTAAATATATGCTGTTTTTATAGCGTTTTCAAAGTATCTTTTGATGTCCGTATTTTTAGCCTCAAGTATTTTATTTTCATCTGTTATATTTGTAAAAAATTCTTTCTCAAAATGCTCAAGCAATAAAGAATCACCTTCGTTAAAGTCAAAGTCATCCATGCTCTCTTTTAAAATCTTTACATTTGTTTTGTACTTGTTGGAACTTGATTTAATCTCGATCCACTTCGTACCACTTTTTATTAAACTACATTCTTTAAATAATCTCATAATATTCTATCCTCTAAGTAAGTCATCAATCACCTTTTTATGCAGCTCGCATCTGCAGCTTATAGTTCTTATTTTCTTTCGCAGTTGGAGAAGTGATAATGTTTTTAACCATTTTTGTAATATCAAAAAGACCTCGAAAATAACGCTCACCAGCAATCTTGAACTCATAGCTTATATCCTTGTGCGTGAACCATATATCATTTGTCTCATAGTCTTCAATGTCCATGGCTAGCAAGAATTCAGAGTTTATCTCGTTATCAGTAGTAATTAATATTCTATATTTATGGTATTTTCTTTCATCGTTTTCATTTCTTTCAGTAATCTCAAAACTGTATGATGCATCTTTTATATCCATAATATTCTTATTAGATAAATAAGTATCTAAGAGTTTTTTGAAGTATGTCTTATCGAATATCCTAAAGTTACAGGCCAAAAAATTAGCTTCTGAAAATAGACGAAAAATATTTTCATCGTTATCATATAGTTCAAGGTCATATTCGTTAACACACAAAAAACTTACGATAAGTTCTCGATAATACCTTGTCCCTTCATTAGATTTTAAAATTTTCATATTATATTTATGTTCAACATCATGTATCTCTTCTTTAAGAAAATCAAGAGCATTATATATTTCATTTAGTTTACTCTCTTTAGATTTATACGTAGAACTGTCTTGATCGGTATGCTTGTTAAAAAAATCTCTCAACTCATCTTCTTGAGCTTCTAATAAATTTTCAATAGTTTTCAATTGTACAATTTTTTTAACGACTTTATTTAAACTACTCCTCAACATGAAAATACCCTTTAACATAAAATACTATATATCTTAATTTATTATATTAAAATAGAGTAATTAAACCATCAAATTAACTCTTACTTTTTTAATCAATATCATAAGTTTTTGTTTAATACTACATTTATATTATTAAGCAAAAAAATTGCAACTATTGTAACAAATCACAATCAACTAAATGACTTTTTAGTTGATTATAATTAACTACAGTAGCTAAATTATTCTCAGAATAAAAGCATTTTTTGTAGTTCTTGTTATCATTGTAATTCATCTTCCAGAAAGCATCCGGAACTGCTTAATTTAACTCCGCGCTTGACACACTGTCTATATTATTGTGATAACAAACTTAATTGCAACTGAAAAAATAGCAAAATTGATACTGTTTTAAAAGTTCCATTTCTATCAGTTTTGTTGTATTTATCAACTAATATCTACTATAAATCCCTATATTGTGAACTTTAGATCACTTCACGAAGAATAAAATTCTGATATTACTTATTTTAAAAAATTGATTTTTCGTAAAATTGATTTTTTGTTTTGATGTTATATTAGTTAATAAATTAACTATTTTTTTGTAAATTCATAAGTTTAAAAAAATCAATTAAGAACAATATATTTAAAAAGTTGATGAGAGTAAAACTATAGCAATTATTTAAAAAAAAGAAAGATATTAAGAAGTATTAATTAACCCTTCTTTGGTATAAAATCAACAACTTCCATTCCAAAATAATCTGCTATTTTGCAAAGATGAAGTAAATTATATGAAACATCATGCTTCCTAGTTTCAATCTTAGCGACATAGTTTGGAGAAGAGAAGTCTAATACTTGTGCTAGTTTTAATTGACTAATGCCTCTCTTTTTACGTTCAATTTTAACATTTTCGACAATTTTATCAAGGAATAAATCAGGGTTAGATTCTAGCAATTATAAACACCTATAAGTTTTTTGTATATTATCTGTATAGATTAATTGAATACAAACACTTATAAGTGTTTGTTAAAGTTATATCATGTACTATTCCTTTTGCAATATATAACTAATAAGGGAAGAAATGAGAAAAATAATTGCGATAGGATTGCTATGCAGCGCAATATGTGTATCTATAATAAATGCAGATAATAATTTATCATTAAATGTTGGTGGAGCAGGTACAACAATTGAATCAAAGAGTTACGGTGGTGTTTCAGTAGGTCTTGAATGGTCTCTATGGAAGTTCAATAATGAAAAATTAGTAACATATACAGGATTAGGTGGAGCTAGTGTAAATAATGGTTATTTTACTTATATTGGTTTAGGTGCAAGATATAACATTATTGATAATCTTTGGATAGGTATAAAAGCTAATGGTTCTGGCTTGTCATCTACAGATAATAGTAGTAACACAGATTATATAGGTTTTACATATGGAGTTGATGCAAAATATGATTTTACTAGAAGCCACGCCGCTATATTGTCATATATAGGTGGAAACCTATCTGCGAGTAAAACAGAAGTGCTCAACGTTGATATTTCATCAGTTAGCTTGAGTTATGTTTATAGCTTTTAAATCGTAAACAACAATATATTTATAAAAGGGAAGATTATGAAAAAAAAGAAATCTTATATCCTAAGTTTATCAATAGCTCTAGGATTGTCATTTGGACTAACTGGTTGTGGAGGTTCTGTACTAGAAGTACTAGATACTACTTATAAAGAACTAAAACAAATTAACAATAGAAATAGTAATGAAACAATATTTACTGGTGAAACATTATATTCAGTTGATAAAAATAAAAAGTGTATTAAAGCACCTTTTGATACATTAGAGTTAAAAGAGCATAAGCATGAAGTGAATTATGAGAATCATGGTAATATTTGGATACTTCACAGAAGAAACAGCTCCGATACTATACTTGCAACAACAGATAAAGAGTTATGTGATAACATTTTAGTTGATACAGATAAAATCAATAAAATGAGTGAAGAAGAACAAATTGAATTGATGAATAAAAATGGTATTTTAGTTAAATACATAACTGATCCTAGTGAAAAAGTTCAATTGGCCGCAGTAAATAATACAAATAATGCATTGAAGAATATTTCTACACCAACTCAAAAGACAACTATGTATGTAGAACAAAAAAACAAACCTAGATATACAAGACCTTTAGGTTATGGAGATATAGACTATTGTAGACAAGTTGCTCTAAAGGCGCGGGCGTATGGAGCTACAAATGCTATGCAGGCATATCAAAATTGTTTAGATAGCATTAAAGCTAGTTTGCTTGTTAAAGGAGAATAATATGAATTTAATAAAAATTGTAACAATTACATTAATTCTATTAAGTCATTTATACGCTGAGCAGTGGTATATCTACGACTATAAATCAAAAGTATGTGCAAGTATAGATTCACCGTATGTATATAGGAATATGGGTTATAAAGTAATACAGCAAGATGATATTTTTATAGTAAGTGGCAATGGTGTTATGGCGTGGATTACTTCAAATATCTCAACATGTCAAAATAAGCTTAAAAAAATGGTTGAGATACACTATCAAAATAAAAGTAAATAATTATATGTGTATGAACTAATGTTATTTCAGTAAAACTACTACAACAGAAACGAACTTGACTATTTCGCCAATTATTAATATTATATAAGCAGAAACAGAGCTTGAAGATAAAGGAATTAAGTTGGTGAAATTTATGTACATAATACTTTCTCTATCGATGGGCTTATTTGTAAATGAACTTGTAAATTGTATGATTGAAGAGTGTAACGCTTTTTATTTTGGTCTTTCAATCATTATGCTTCTTGGTGCTATGCTTGCTGTAGGCAAAGCAGAGTATGAAAAAAAGCTATTAAATAATCAGGGCTCTTGATACAAAAATGACAAATCTCATATACTATAATAAAGAAACCGGTAGCTATATACAGTTTGAAATAGAAGGAGAGCATACTTATAGTTTTTTTGATAATGAGACAGATATCAAAGATGCTGCAAATAACTTTGTAGAGTATGCAATGTCTAAAATACTGCAATTTGGAGCCACTATTGAGTTTCCAATAAAGTTACTTCAAGAGTTAGAAGATGAGCAGGAAATAGATCTGTTCTTGCTGGCTCCTTTTAATGAAAAAATCAAAGATGCTTTAATCTCTTGTATTTTTGCAATAATCCCAGAAAACAATATCAAGAACTACTTCGATATAAAAACTAACTCACATTACATTTCTGAAGCAGTAGGTGCTGAGTCAATAATTATATGCCAAGAGTTATATGACGGAAAATACTATGCAACTGATGTTGTGAATGGCGGCGCTTAATTAGGCAGTAATTTTCTATTAAAATTTGTCAAATAGGCTTTTTAAAACAATAAACATGCCTAATTGGACTCCGCGGTTGACACAAATAACCTCTAGTATAAAAGATATGGCCAATTATATTGAGGCTAATAAACCACAACCAACTAAAGCTTCAAAAAAAATTGGAAGAAATGAAAAATGCCATTGTGGTTCACAAAATAAGTATAAGAGTTGTTGTCTTTGATTTAATGAATTAAAATATGTCTTGTTTATATAGAACATTTCAATTTAACAACTACTTATGTTTGTAATTTAATTAATTTTAATTAAAAACAATGTATTCTATCTAGAATACATATATCAATGTTTACAAGTGAGTAATTATTAATGAATATAGAACCTCTTTATATAGATATTGAAGCTACATATAGTGGGGATATTCAAGAACTTGGACTGATATATAAAGAAGAGGAATTAAAAACTACTTCCATTAAAGAAGCATATGAATATATACAAGATGCTTCTACTAACTACATTGTAGGGCATAATATAATTGCCTTTGATAAAAAAATTCTAGAGACTAGCTCTATAAACAGTTTGCTTCATGGAAAAGTATTTATTGACACTCTGCCTATATCGATGTTATTATTTAACGAAAAAACGTTTCATAATCTTCCAAAAAATTATAAAAATGAAGATAATTTTTTAAATGATCCAGTCAAAGATGCGAAACTTTCAAAAGAGCTACTTGTTAAGTCTATAAATAAGTTTAGAATACTACCGACATTACAAAGAAATATTTTATTTACTCTATTAAAAAATGAAGAATTATTTGAAGGTTTCTTTGAGCTAATAGAAAAGGAAAATATTTTTGAAGAACTTAGTGAACCAATACTAAAGGGTTCTATTCTAAATATTTTCAAAACTATAGTTAAGAATCAGGAAGTACTGCAAGAAGCTTTAGAGCTAAAAAGAATTGAACTCGCATATATACTTGCCATACGTATGCCTGAACTTGAAGTAAATGCGCAACCACCCAAGGTATTATATGATTATCCAGACATTACATCACTGCAGGAAAGAATGTGCTTTGATTATGACAATTCTGTTGATGAACTAAGTAGTACTGCTGAAGAAATTTTTGGCTTTGGTACGTTTAGAGACTTTCCTCGCCAAAATGCTACTCTTGAAACTGGGAATATGATATCTCAAAAAGAAATAGTTCAAGCTGGTTTAAAAAATGAGTCATTTCTTGCGATTTTGCCAACAGGAGGAGGTAAAACTTTCACTTTTTGGCTTCCTTCTTTAATAAAAGCCAAATCATTAAAGACTCTTACTGTTATAGTCTCTCCGCTCCAGGCACTAATAAAAGATCATATGGAAAGTTTTCATGAATCAGTAGCTAATTATAAAGCTGTTGCCCTGAGTGGGTATTTATCTCCAACAGAACGTTCAGATGCAATGGATAAGGTAATTAATGGTGATGCAGATATTCTTTATCTAGCTCCAGAGAGTCTTAGGTCTAACTCAGTATTTAATTTGCTGAAAAACCGTGTTATTGAACGATTTGTTATTGATGAGGCCCATTGTCTTTCGACTTGGGGAAATGATTTTAGACATGATTATTTTTACATAGGTACTTTTATAAAAGATTTACTAAAAGAAAAGCCTTTTCAAGAGCATATACCAATATCTTGCTTCACTGCAACTGCTAAGCCACAAGTTATAGAAGATATAACTGAATATATAGAATCCTCTCTAAATGTTCAAATGAGTCGTTATATAGCAATACCTGAACGAAAGAATCTAGACTATGAAGGATATGAGTTAGAAGATGATAAAGCTAAGTATACAAGCCTATTAGAGTTTATTAATAAAAATGAAGGCTCTACCCTAATTTATATTCCATCTTCTACTAAAAAATGTGATGATGTAGCTGAACAATTATCTATTGATACAGGTAAGAATGTTAAATCATTTCACTCTAAATTAGAAACCGATATAAAAATGCAAATTTTGAAAGATTATATTGATGACACAATAGATATAGTTGTTGCAACAACTGCATTTGGTATGGGAGTTGATAAACCAAATATTAAAAATGTAATTCACTATGAGATATCAGAATCACTAGAAAATTATTCTCAAGAAGCAGGTAGAGGGGCTAGAGATCAAAAGCTTAGAGCAACGTGCCCATTATTATTTTCTCAAAGTGATTTAGATAAACACTTTACGACACTTACTCGTTCAAAAATCAATGCTGATGAAATAAATTCAATATTTAAAGTGCTTAAAAGTGATAAACGTAATCCGGTAGCCCTAACAACAAGAGAGATTGCTGCTAAAGCAGGATGGGATACAGAAGACAATTCTAATGATTATGATATGAAGGTTAAGACAGCTCTTTTGGAGTTAGAAAGAGAAGATTACCTAGAAAGATCTAGGAATAAAGTACAATTTTATGCTGACGCTATAGCACTTGACTCTCTTGCTATATTACAAGAGGCATATAATACTAAAGAGTATAGTAAAGATTCAAAAGACAGGTTGTCCCGTATACTTCAGACACTGCTAGGAAGGGGAAAGCCAGAAGCAGTTCAATTAGATGAGATGACTGAACTACTTGGCTATTCTCATGCAGAAGTCACTCAATCAGTTTTAGAGCTTAAAGAGATGAAGATCATTTCTGATGCAAAAGACTTGAGTCTTAAAATCAGTAAAGATAATAGAGATACATATACAGTTTATCAGCAAGTTGAAAATATATTATATGAATATTTAGTTCGTGATAATAACCATACAATTAGAATGAGTGAGCTGAATCAATTGTTGTTAGATAATGAAACATTAAATATTAAAAATGAAAATATGGCTCCAATTATAAAGGTACTACTTAAGAGTTGGATAGGAAATAGACATCAATTTAAATTTAATAGGATAGATAGGCAAAAAGATCTTTGGTACTTTGAATTCATTGATACAAAAAAAGTGAAAGAAATTATTGGATACAAGCATTATATAACCTCAAAAATTATGAAATTTTTGACAAAAAATATTACTGACAAGAAATCATCTTCTAAAGAGTCGGTTGAGTTTTCAATGTTAGAACTTCAAGAAGAGTTAAAGATTGAAAATCTAAAAATAATAGATAAAGCGCTACTTCACTTACATGAATTAAAAGTTATTGAGCTTGGAAATGGTCGTTTTATATACTATGCACCAATGAATATTCAAAAGCTTGATAGAATG
Protein-coding regions in this window:
- a CDS encoding recombinase family protein; amino-acid sequence: MLTYAQQQKLIIDDFAEIEVSSKDDTKKRLIDDLFKKLNAGDTLICTELSRLGRNMLEILNLIERFSSTGIKLIFVNQPELSMNQNNALSSLLLSIYGYFAQTEREIISERTKQGLAAAKASGKILGRPKGAKAKVRVLDPYNLEILE
- a CDS encoding helix-turn-helix domain-containing protein; this encodes MLESNPDLFLDKIVENVKIERKKRGISQLKLAQVLDFSSPNYVAKIETRKHDVSYNLLHLCKIADYFGMEVVDFIPKKG
- a CDS encoding SEC-C metal-binding domain-containing protein, with amino-acid sequence MANYIEANKPQPTKASKKIGRNEKCHCGSQNKYKSCCL
- a CDS encoding RecQ family ATP-dependent DNA helicase produces the protein MNIEPLYIDIEATYSGDIQELGLIYKEEELKTTSIKEAYEYIQDASTNYIVGHNIIAFDKKILETSSINSLLHGKVFIDTLPISMLLFNEKTFHNLPKNYKNEDNFLNDPVKDAKLSKELLVKSINKFRILPTLQRNILFTLLKNEELFEGFFELIEKENIFEELSEPILKGSILNIFKTIVKNQEVLQEALELKRIELAYILAIRMPELEVNAQPPKVLYDYPDITSLQERMCFDYDNSVDELSSTAEEIFGFGTFRDFPRQNATLETGNMISQKEIVQAGLKNESFLAILPTGGGKTFTFWLPSLIKAKSLKTLTVIVSPLQALIKDHMESFHESVANYKAVALSGYLSPTERSDAMDKVINGDADILYLAPESLRSNSVFNLLKNRVIERFVIDEAHCLSTWGNDFRHDYFYIGTFIKDLLKEKPFQEHIPISCFTATAKPQVIEDITEYIESSLNVQMSRYIAIPERKNLDYEGYELEDDKAKYTSLLEFINKNEGSTLIYIPSSTKKCDDVAEQLSIDTGKNVKSFHSKLETDIKMQILKDYIDDTIDIVVATTAFGMGVDKPNIKNVIHYEISESLENYSQEAGRGARDQKLRATCPLLFSQSDLDKHFTTLTRSKINADEINSIFKVLKSDKRNPVALTTREIAAKAGWDTEDNSNDYDMKVKTALLELEREDYLERSRNKVQFYADAIALDSLAILQEAYNTKEYSKDSKDRLSRILQTLLGRGKPEAVQLDEMTELLGYSHAEVTQSVLELKEMKIISDAKDLSLKISKDNRDTYTVYQQVENILYEYLVRDNNHTIRMSELNQLLLDNETLNIKNENMAPIIKVLLKSWIGNRHQFKFNRIDRQKDLWYFEFIDTKKVKEIIGYKHYITSKIMKFLTKNITDKKSSSKESVEFSMLELQEELKIENLKIIDKALLHLHELKVIELGNGRFIYYAPMNIQKLDRMLTPNKKYTKQEYKTRLEPYYQRKMESIHIVGEYSTRLIKDSKNAQIFMKNYFTLSRKEFLKKYGELEEKFKRPMTEYRYNKIFNELSDEQKKVIDDNESQGMMILAGPGSGKTKVLVHKIASLILQENIKADQFLMLTYSRTAMLEFKSRLFELIGQLAYDIDIFTFHGFSLQLVGREVSSDDDLLKNVVALAAKQINDGKIEVPFKTVLVLDEYQDINADGFELIKALSTAHENKKRLIAVGDDDQCILSNVNGADIKYIKLFEDEFGINDEDIKSYAQYELLTNFRSLQSIVEYSNNFINNINMRYKKHPLLANSKHQGEVVILNCNSQYLQQPAIEQVKDYIEKDKSLAVLAFSNNEVADIYSLLHEEGIPVSYLLNNDGFKLSNLVEIRYVDQLLKDKELNENLLWEVYEESKKRYTGSKNLLILYGVIKGFIDDHELYTPSLWSIYLDEISSEQLVNTFNKVLVSTIHKSKGKEFDTVVLMAHKATLDDEFIRLFYVGMTRAKKKLIIVTDNSVFSKYATESVENKHNTNVYIEPKRKTLVMDLEHLYLSFRVSKKIDLIAGSQVFVKELTKDQRYYLVQNDILIAQFSKKMQSEIEKYERQGYKVLNINIENVVEWFDKQSNINRQLPLCKLVMEK